The sequence GCGACCTATGACTTTACGGTGCCCTCGCCGGGCAGCGTTTACGTCAAAGCCATCATTTACGAAAACGGCAAGCCGATTGTGAATCGCGGCGGATCGTTCTGGGCGCCCGATAAGCAGGGGCAATGGTCTGACTTTCAGTATCGCGACTACGAAGAGAACGCGATCAAGCTTGTGCCCGATAAGAAGTCATATCGCCCGGGCGAGACGGCACACGTCCTGGCAATGTTGCCAAAGGACAACGCGCACCTGCTGGTGACAACTGAATTGTCGGAAGTTTTGACCGTCCGGCAGATCGACTCACCCGGTCGCAGCATCGTTATCGATGTGCCGATCGAGAAGCGCTATGCGCCCAACGTTTATCTCAGCGTTTCGTTTGTGCAGGACAGCGACATGTTCGAGCAAAGCCAAATCCTGGCCGTGCCCGCGCGCGACCGCATGCTGAAGCTCGACATCGTGCCGAACAAGAAAGAGTTCAAGCCGCGCGATGTCGCGTCCTACACGATCATGGCGCGCAACGAAGACGGCTCACCCGCGGCGAATGCCGAAGTAAGCCTGGGCATCGTCGACGAAGCCATCTACAGCATTGCGTCCGAAACCGCCGGCAACATCAAACGCGACTTCTACGGACGTCGCTATAACGAAGTGCAGACAAGTCTCGCTGTGCACTACACGTTCACCGGTTATGCCGGAGACAACCCCGCGGATTTAGCTAAGAACAAATCGGCTTATCAACTCGCGGATTTCAAAAACGAGAGCTCATTTGCCGAGCCGACGGTCCGCAAGGAGTTCAAAGACACTGCGTTCTGGCAACCCGACGTCGTCACAGGTGGCGACGGCAAAGCGACCGTCGAATTCAAACTGCCGGACAATCTGACAACGTGGCGCGCCACCGCGCGTGCCGTCACCTCCGACACGCGGGTCGGTTCAGCGGTGCAGAAAACGATCGCGCGCAAAGACGTCATTATGCGGCTCGAGATGCCGCGCTTCCTGACGGAAGGCGACACGGTCACGATTTCCGGCGTCGTGCACAATTTCCTGAAGACCGACAAGTCCACAAAGATTTCCCTGGATCTGACCGGCGCGCAGTTGCTGGATGCGCCTTCACAGACGGTCACGATTCGGCCGAACGGCGAACATCGCGTCGATTGGCGCGTGCAGGCGCACACCGTCGGCAAACTGACGTTGCTGGCGAAAGCCTTGACGGACAAAGAATCCGACGCGGTCGAAATGTCGATGGAGATCGTGCCGCACGGATTGAAGCAGACGCTCGGCAACACCACGACGCTGATGCAGAACGAGGCCGACCAAACCTTCAATCTCGATCTGCCCGTCCGAGCTGACGAGCAGGCGCGGACGCTGCGCATTGAAGCGTCACCTTCGATCGCGGGTGCTCTGTTCGGCGCACTCGACTACTTAACCAGCTATCCGTATGGCTGCACCGAACAAACGATGTCGAGCTTCCTGCCCAACGTCGTCGTGGCGCAGGCTCTAAAGGACATCCCGTCGGCGAAGATTCGCGCGACGAACGATCTGGATAAAAAAGTTCAGCGCGGACTGGATCGCCTGTACGCGTACCAGCACGGCGATGGCGGCTGGGGTTGGTGGAAAGACGACAAGTCTGATCCGTTTATGACCGCATACGTCGTGGACGGTCTGACGATGGCGAGTCGCGCGGGTTATCAGGTTGATGGATGGCGGCTCGCGCAAGGCCGGCAGAAACTTGAAGCTCTGCTGACGGCCGGCAAGAACGATAACGGTAATCCGATCGACGAAGAAACCCGCGCCTATATGATTTACGCTCACACCGAAAGCGGCGAAGGCGACACGCGCTTCCTCGAAGAGCTTTATGGAAAGCGCGGCAGTCTCGGGCCGTATGGTCGCGCTTTACTTGCGCTCGCTCTGCAGGAACGCAAAGACGGACGCGCGCGTGAAATCGCGAGCTTGCTCGAAGGTTCAGTGCGACAGGATGAGTTTGAGGCTCACTGGCAGACGGCGCGCATCAACGACTATGGCCGCGATGTGTACCTCGATGCCGAAGCGACCGCGCTGTCGTTGAAAGCGCTGGCGCAAATCAATCCAGGCTCGCCGCTGCTACCGAAAGTTGCGCGCTGGCTGGTGAAGAACCGGCGCAACGGTCACTACTGGCTGTCGACTAAAGAGACGGCGTTCGCGATTTACGGGCTGACGGATTATTTGAAGGTCAGCAAAGAGCTGTCGCCGGATTATTCGTTCGAGGTTTATTTGAACGGCATGAAGGTCGCCGGTCAGCACGTCGGCGCCGGCGAAGCTTCGAATGCTCAGTCGTTTGTGATCACCAAAAAGGCCGGTGAAGTTGGCGGCTCGAACCAGATTCGCGTCGTAAAGAAAGGCCGTGGCGCGCTGTATGTTTCAGCGGCGCTTGAATACTTCACCGCCGATGAAAACGTGGCGCCGCAATCCGCCAACGGTTTGAAGATCACTCGTGAGTATTTGCGCCTGCACGTCGCCGGAGAGGAAGGCCAGGCAAGTTGGCGCGTCGAACCACTCTCAGGCGAACTGCGCTCCGGTGACATGATCGTGGTGCGGCTGCGGCTTACCGGCCCACGCGCGCAGTACGTGATGATCGAAGATCCGATTCCGGCGGGGGCCGAACAGGTCGCGCGAGTCAGCGGCATTAACCTGAACTACTCGACCGGCCAGTGGAGCGACTGGTACAGCAACCGTGAGTTCCGCGATAACCGCACGGCGATATTCATGAATTACTTTGACGGCGACGCGACGCTGCAATACGCGATGCGCGTCGAAGTGCCGGGCGAGTTCAAGATCGCGCCGGCGCGCGCCGAGCTGATGTATCAGCCGACCGTGCAGGCGAATACGGCGAACGATCGGTTGCGGATTTTGGACAAGAAGTAATTCAAGCCAAAGAGGTCATCATGATTACAACTTTAAGACTTTGGTTCGAGAGCTTACGGCGCACGCTGACGAATTTGCGCGCGCTCGGGATTTTCATCGCTCTCTATGCGCTGTTGCTCGTCAGCTTCTACTTCTTTATCTCGACACGCGAAGCGACCGTTTGGCAGGTACTTGCGACCTACGCTTTGATGTTGGTCCTGCCAGCCGTGTTCTTCGTGTTTCAGGCGGCGATTCTCGAGTTTGCCAGCGCGCGAAAGTTTGGCGCGAAGAACATTCTCTTGAGCGCTATGAAGATCGCAGCCGTCACGATTCCGGTCCTGATCATCGGCGCGCTGCTGTGGTGGCTGATGAATAAACTGCAGCTTCGTTACCCTCCTGAACCCCCGCCGCTTGTGATTCCGCCGGCACCACCCAAGGCGCCGCCCACTCATTGGCCGTCGCTGTTAATAACAACGCTGCGCTTCGTGCTGTTCGGCGTCGCGCTGCCGCTGGCGACGATTCACTTATGGATCGAAGCGTCCGTATGTGACGTGCGCGCCTCTTTGGCCGGCGGCGCCCGGAACGTCTTCGGCACCATCGGCCGTGCGCTGGCGCGCGCCTTCAGCTCGGAATCAGTTTTCGTTTACGGGCTGGGACTGATTCTTTTCGTCCTGGGGCCTTACTTGGTTCTGCTGCCCCGGCTGACCTTCACCGGGACGAAGACAGCCTTCACGCTTTTCGTCGTGCAGGTTATCGTGGCCCTCCTGTTGATGCTGATCGGCTGGGTAGTTACCCTCGTGACGCTCGCCCGCGCAAGTGCGCGCGAAGCGTCCATTGAAATGAACGCGCCGGCAACGGTCGCTGAGTCAACGGCGTAATGGTTCGCGCAATTGATTTTCTGGGAAGGCTGACCCGCACTCATGCGCTGCTGTTAACCTGCACGTGTGCACTCCTGTTGCTGGTCAATTTCTCGCCGTCAACGGCGTTTCTGCCGGCGCTCACCTGGTCTAACGACGCAAACTCAAACGAAAACGAAATCGATTCGGCGCTTCAGCAATCTGCCGAGGTCGCTTTAGGCAATCGCCAGGGTTCAATCATCGTGATGGACGCGCAAACCGGACGTGTGCGTGCCGCGGTAAATCCCGAGGGTGCGTACGCCCACGCGATGATGCCCGGTTCTTCGATCAAGCCGTTCACCACACTCGCGGCTTTGCGCGCCGGTTTGATCGAAGAGGATTCGCGCACGGTTTGTCCCGGCCGCTTCACCGGTCTCAGTTTTTCTCTTCCCTGCGTGCATGCCAATCACTTGCCGCCATTCAATCCTTCACAAGCTATCGCCCACTCATGCAATTACTACTTCGCGACGCTCGGTCAACGGCTCGGCCCGGACAAGTTGACTCAAACACTTCGTCAATTCGGTTTTGGACAACCGAGTGGTTTGAATTCACGGGAAGCGAATGGCGTCGTGAAGCCATGCGCGGCCGGTGATGTTGCCCGCATGCGATCGAATGACAGCCATCACGCGTCTCAGCAAGCCGATTGCGCAGCGCGCGAAGCTCTGGGCGAAAGCGATCACATCCAGGTAACGCCGATTCAACTTTTGACGGCTTATGCAGCGTTGCTCAATGACGGTCATTTGTTTCAGCCGCAAGCCGCCAATGCCGACGGTTTGCAGCTTGTCGAACGCAGTCGCATAAACATTTCGCCGGAAGAGCGGCGTGTAGTGGTTGAGGGCATGGCCGGAGCGATTCGCTATGGCACCGCGCGCAGTGCAAGGCTGGATGTCGTGCCACTCACGATTGTCGGTAAGACCGGCACGGCCCTGCCGCCGAAAGGATTTCGCTTAAACGGATGGTTTGTCGGCCTGGCTGGTCCGGCAAGCGCCTCGCGCGATCTCCCGCCGTCGCAGGTTCAACTCGCAGTCATCGTTTTTCTGCCGCGTGCGAACGGCGCGGAAGCGGCCAAAGTCTCGCGTCCCATCTTTCAGACGTTTGCGAACCAGATTGGCGACCGCGGGACAGAAAGCAGTGGCTCCAGCCCGTCGGATGTCTCGCAGTCTCGACGTCGCCCGGCCTCCTCTTCCGCAGTCCGCGTGCGTTCGGTAACCGAAAATGTGACACGTGACTTGCCGCTCGAGAATTACGTGCTCGGCGTTATGCGCGCGGAAGGCTCGATGGAGTCAGAGCCTGAGGCGCTGAAGGCTTTGGCGATCGCCGCGCGCACCTATGCGCTGAAAAACCTTGGTCGTCACGCGAAAGACGATTACGACTTCTGTTCGACCACTCACTGTCAGCGGTTCATCCACGGAAACCCGACCGACGATCGGGCTTCTGACAGGCTGGTGGCCGCCGTCGCGGCGACTGAAGGCCAGGTATTGCTCGACTCGCGCGGTAGCACTATCGACGCTTACTTTGGCGCGTCGTGCGGCGGAGAGACCGCCGACGTCGCGACGCTTTGGGGAACCGCGCCGGCGACTTACCTGCCCGGTGTGCGTGACGAGTTCTGCGAGACGGGACCGCATGCGCACTGGACTGACATGATTACGCGCAACGATCTGCTGCGCGCTCTGCAAAGCGATTCACGCACCGACGTCGGCCACCGGCTGGAGAAAGTTATCGTCACCAAGCGCGATGACACCGGCCGCGCCGAATTCATCACGCTCGAAGGCGACCATCGCAAGATCGTGCGCGGTTGGGATTTCAAAATCATCGTCGGCCGAGTGCTCGGTTGGAATCTCTTGAAGAGTTCGCGATTCGAGGTCTCGCGCAGCGGAGCGAACTTCGTCTTTCGCGGCAGCGGATTCGGTCATGGTCTCGGTCTCTGTCAGGAAGGCGCGCACGTGATGGCCGCGCGCGGCGCGAGTTACCAAAGGATTCTCGAGAAGTATTTTCCGGGCACGAGTGTGGGACGAGAGAGGGAGACGGGGCGACGGGGAGACGCGGCGAAGGAAGATTCCCCGCCACGATGGAAGGCCGATCTCTTCATGAGCTCATTTAGTTCTTTCTCCCCATCCCCGCGTTCCCTTGTCTCGCCGTACGCGACCTTCAACACCCCTCAGCCCACGCGTTTGGTAACTATCTCATCTGAGCACTTCCGCGTTACTTATCCGGCAGACAACGAACGGCGCGACGCTGACCGGGTCTTGACGATTCTTGGAAGTGCGCGCGCGGACTACTTGCGCCGGGCATCAGCGGCCTCGATCTCAATCAGCGGTTTGCCATTTCTCGACATTCGCGTGAACGATTCGACCGGGACCTTCACCGGCCGCACGGGTCAACCGCCGTGGGCCGCGGCTGCCACAAAAGGAAACCGGATCGAGACGCAGCCACTCGCGATTTTGAAACGAAGAGGCGTCTTACCCACGACGCTGAAGCATGAAATGGCGCATGTGATCATCAACGTCATAAGTCGGGATCGAGCGCCGCGCTGGTTGGAAGAAGGTTTCGCGATTTACCTCGCCGGCGA is a genomic window of Pyrinomonadaceae bacterium containing:
- a CDS encoding SpoIID/LytB domain-containing protein — its product is MVRAIDFLGRLTRTHALLLTCTCALLLLVNFSPSTAFLPALTWSNDANSNENEIDSALQQSAEVALGNRQGSIIVMDAQTGRVRAAVNPEGAYAHAMMPGSSIKPFTTLAALRAGLIEEDSRTVCPGRFTGLSFSLPCVHANHLPPFNPSQAIAHSCNYYFATLGQRLGPDKLTQTLRQFGFGQPSGLNSREANGVVKPCAAGDVARMRSNDSHHASQQADCAAREALGESDHIQVTPIQLLTAYAALLNDGHLFQPQAANADGLQLVERSRINISPEERRVVVEGMAGAIRYGTARSARLDVVPLTIVGKTGTALPPKGFRLNGWFVGLAGPASASRDLPPSQVQLAVIVFLPRANGAEAAKVSRPIFQTFANQIGDRGTESSGSSPSDVSQSRRRPASSSAVRVRSVTENVTRDLPLENYVLGVMRAEGSMESEPEALKALAIAARTYALKNLGRHAKDDYDFCSTTHCQRFIHGNPTDDRASDRLVAAVAATEGQVLLDSRGSTIDAYFGASCGGETADVATLWGTAPATYLPGVRDEFCETGPHAHWTDMITRNDLLRALQSDSRTDVGHRLEKVIVTKRDDTGRAEFITLEGDHRKIVRGWDFKIIVGRVLGWNLLKSSRFEVSRSGANFVFRGSGFGHGLGLCQEGAHVMAARGASYQRILEKYFPGTSVGRERETGRRGDAAKEDSPPRWKADLFMSSFSSFSPSPRSLVSPYATFNTPQPTRLVTISSEHFRVTYPADNERRDADRVLTILGSARADYLRRASAASISISGLPFLDIRVNDSTGTFTGRTGQPPWAAAATKGNRIETQPLAILKRRGVLPTTLKHEMAHVIINVISRDRAPRWLEEGFAIYLAGEGAMFSRYQRRGLLTGEELEKRLQRPSTQSDMRMLYAEAYLKVTEMVRNEGEASVWKRLAAN
- a CDS encoding MG2 domain-containing protein, with protein sequence MSDTSSKTRRYVATGIIYLALVASVLGFNVIRARTAPPAEPNAAPETPTVSSTKPYFSLTTNRTYSPNEPARMWASYQNVDHLDFRIYRVKDPNKFFKQLDNPHQMGDEEKEELAKGYGARISLLERTRRLKLSFFSAMKNYVRHHLRKEHRATFNEKFRTDKEPTRTPLNVADYARVPLLNPDQKVKDWREKLPALENEYDSRTIPIGKMDPGVYLIEAVNNDLRAYSIAIVTNLTMVQKTTSDGQVVVFVVDRKTGAPRAGANVEITNAKKTLATGTTDKTGVFKTEIKPPETTDEETPAEDVDPEESQSNAYLIMARDRDNFVISDVDSFYFSGEGGDMDLLSSEDLTSYIYTDRPIYRPAQKVYFKGILRQWGREGYKLLDEKTVSVTIEDPNSGKIFEKELPLSTRGTFSGEVDIADEAPLGGYNITAKIGEATSSGYFEVQEYKKPEYKVTVKGPKEFAAIGEKVRFTVSANYFFGAPVTNADVQYYVYKQRYYHWWWDADESDEFDDEAGPDNEGGDEEDYGYYGTDLVTQGEGTLNSRGEMVVDFEVPAGEKEDWDYSYRLEAQVTDASRREMSGAASFIGTRGKAVADAFPERYLYYQGDAAKIRVKTATYSGQPVSEKVTLQFIEQKWEKIEKQEEYNGYKYTTYDYKLHERQLGSADVNTDSQGNATYDFTVPSPGSVYVKAIIYENGKPIVNRGGSFWAPDKQGQWSDFQYRDYEENAIKLVPDKKSYRPGETAHVLAMLPKDNAHLLVTTELSEVLTVRQIDSPGRSIVIDVPIEKRYAPNVYLSVSFVQDSDMFEQSQILAVPARDRMLKLDIVPNKKEFKPRDVASYTIMARNEDGSPAANAEVSLGIVDEAIYSIASETAGNIKRDFYGRRYNEVQTSLAVHYTFTGYAGDNPADLAKNKSAYQLADFKNESSFAEPTVRKEFKDTAFWQPDVVTGGDGKATVEFKLPDNLTTWRATARAVTSDTRVGSAVQKTIARKDVIMRLEMPRFLTEGDTVTISGVVHNFLKTDKSTKISLDLTGAQLLDAPSQTVTIRPNGEHRVDWRVQAHTVGKLTLLAKALTDKESDAVEMSMEIVPHGLKQTLGNTTTLMQNEADQTFNLDLPVRADEQARTLRIEASPSIAGALFGALDYLTSYPYGCTEQTMSSFLPNVVVAQALKDIPSAKIRATNDLDKKVQRGLDRLYAYQHGDGGWGWWKDDKSDPFMTAYVVDGLTMASRAGYQVDGWRLAQGRQKLEALLTAGKNDNGNPIDEETRAYMIYAHTESGEGDTRFLEELYGKRGSLGPYGRALLALALQERKDGRAREIASLLEGSVRQDEFEAHWQTARINDYGRDVYLDAEATALSLKALAQINPGSPLLPKVARWLVKNRRNGHYWLSTKETAFAIYGLTDYLKVSKELSPDYSFEVYLNGMKVAGQHVGAGEASNAQSFVITKKAGEVGGSNQIRVVKKGRGALYVSAALEYFTADENVAPQSANGLKITREYLRLHVAGEEGQASWRVEPLSGELRSGDMIVVRLRLTGPRAQYVMIEDPIPAGAEQVARVSGINLNYSTGQWSDWYSNREFRDNRTAIFMNYFDGDATLQYAMRVEVPGEFKIAPARAELMYQPTVQANTANDRLRILDKK